In the Leptolyngbya sp. FACHB-261 genome, one interval contains:
- a CDS encoding MFS transporter, giving the protein MSRTFWITALISFANSISFTILIPIIYLYGRQFGLNDFQTSLLFSVYAVSQFFSTPVIGKLSDRFGRKPLLIISLAGTVIANFVAGTADTAIILFLARFLDGITGGNISVAQAVVSDVVAPQDRAKAFGIFSALTFGLGFIVGPIISFVAQKNSLGTGFLASSAIALVALLITIFFLPETLKVRSERAQNIFDIGLGNLITGLAIPKIGILLVINFLLGTTFTIFTFAFQPYFLSVLGQDNQSLTLLFVVFGVLAMIMQTQGISLLTRRFSLVRILFLALFMRSLSFILMPVIPNIAYFVAVSIMFSVFNALVQPMITTLISLNAKPETQGTALGLNASYLNVSNAFGPVIAGALVNQANPSTYAYPLYVAGALTFAVLLFAFASRKQYIPNQLPAPGSSNSTDA; this is encoded by the coding sequence ATGAGTCGAACTTTTTGGATCACCGCCTTAATTTCCTTCGCCAATTCAATCAGTTTTACAATCCTGATTCCAATCATTTATCTCTACGGTCGGCAGTTTGGCCTGAACGATTTTCAAACAAGCTTGCTGTTTTCTGTTTATGCTGTTTCTCAGTTCTTTTCAACTCCAGTTATCGGCAAACTGTCCGACCGATTTGGACGCAAACCGCTCTTAATCATCAGCTTGGCGGGAACTGTAATCGCCAACTTTGTAGCAGGGACAGCGGATACAGCTATTATCCTGTTCCTGGCTCGCTTTCTAGATGGCATCACAGGCGGCAACATCTCCGTCGCTCAGGCTGTAGTTTCTGACGTTGTAGCCCCTCAAGACCGGGCTAAGGCATTTGGTATCTTTAGCGCTTTAACCTTTGGCCTGGGATTTATCGTAGGCCCAATCATCAGCTTCGTAGCTCAGAAAAACTCCTTAGGAACTGGTTTTTTAGCGTCGAGCGCAATTGCACTGGTTGCGCTTCTGATCACCATTTTCTTCCTGCCGGAGACGCTAAAAGTCCGGAGCGAAAGAGCGCAAAATATTTTTGATATAGGCTTGGGGAATCTAATCACAGGTCTAGCAATTCCTAAGATTGGCATCTTGTTGGTGATCAATTTCCTGCTCGGCACGACATTCACGATCTTTACCTTTGCCTTTCAGCCTTACTTTCTTAGCGTCCTGGGCCAGGACAACCAATCGCTCACACTGTTGTTTGTCGTGTTTGGCGTCCTGGCCATGATCATGCAAACTCAAGGTATTTCATTGCTGACTCGTCGCTTCAGCCTGGTGCGTATTTTGTTCCTGGCTTTGTTCATGCGCAGCTTGTCATTTATCTTGATGCCAGTCATTCCTAATATTGCCTATTTTGTAGCAGTGAGCATCATGTTCTCGGTGTTCAATGCGCTGGTGCAGCCAATGATCACAACCTTGATTTCACTCAATGCCAAACCAGAGACTCAAGGGACCGCCTTAGGTTTAAATGCATCCTATCTGAACGTCTCTAACGCTTTCGGTCCCGTCATTGCTGGGGCTTTGGTGAATCAAGCTAATCCCAGTACCTATGCTTATCCCCTTTATGTAGCGGGGGCGCTCACCTTTGCAGTGCTCTTGTTCGCGTTTGCCAGCCGCAAGCAATATATTCCCAATCAGTTGCCTGCTCCTGGCTCGTCCAATTCCACTGATGCTTAA